The following coding sequences are from one Lepisosteus oculatus isolate fLepOcu1 chromosome 19, fLepOcu1.hap2, whole genome shotgun sequence window:
- the LOC102690347 gene encoding trinucleotide repeat-containing gene 6A protein isoform X2, giving the protein MSGSSLPACAECAGLQKAAATRFALAFLCAACQVMERNSNHVQDNVIECTDSAGEQIREGFISCHCLEKDHFPAGPGKSHQELEAVATKEAEEKQNRDIVQEKEGQLMEERKKRKDDKKKKDAGLKKAIEQKNKVPEHIKSSLSQPQPANPNSGTSTVTSTVSNAKRAPASSQPQAPPRYPPREVPPRFRQHEQKQLLRRGQPLPVLAATLGTRAQPSSGQPGGAPPASEGSLQNGTKAHHPDLNRSGLGSHYENSHWGSGSTGSDSNTNWDKVIVDGCDKEAWPSITGSDPELASECMDTDSASSSGSEKNLSIMASGNTGGDGDGSRHGSGHGSHFMVANGSNNVGNGSIKGPWGSSSGSMLSTCQGPGENPNSKLTESSHGKLNAWGTLGSSTNGGNPSTLNPNANHGAWPVLENSGHNQHGSVGNGNGNTSIQRSTIGQTPGSQSINSKGGDSTHASWGSLQDNTPESEVNGTSKVSLSGQPQNLNTEMNGPNNTTNLMTSSLPNSTGSMQMNELPTGHRAWRVGTGSSTQLQASSVSNGTSISQQGNSEGMNGTAWGAPPGTNYSGDKCPVPKGQAVGDTVNATLMQSGINGSAAGAASFKNNNNGVGGRGGGWDSGAAWGAGNGVGPVGIPRPWGSASSSSSSSSSSSSSNTGTKVSKGEWNSLPNNNQHSNDGGIGSRKGTNGWKSLEDDALGVGGSNGQVPQSSEQGGMWAKSGGSEGSGESTGSRSDRMSGDAPRGRDRRKANPQGPVQNVISRSDLDPRVLSNTGWGQTPIRQNTAWDIEATSCNDKKTDNGTEAWGGSVSQASDSGGWGDGPSANSNDTSSVSGWADPKPAPGWGDTKGSSGQGGWEDNSAATGVGKSNQSWGGSKEDKSSTWSDAQKVKQGWMEGQKSNQGWGTPSGAGWGGDVPRGNHWGDPPKSGSGGWDSDSDRSGSGWSETGRAGGGNTWRGSGGGNSPNTAGPSGWGDPNKANNQGQGWGEPPKPSHPAQGWGDTGKPRNSPDWNKPQDATAGPPSSWGTGTSQPGPSTNNKPSGWLGGPIPAPPKEEESTGWEEPSPESIRRKMEIDDGTSAWGDPSKYKYNNVNMWNKNSVADQETQASSQQHPPQPLPPPSAIPSKEKGWGEPYRAPPKAESSWGEPTGPPVAVDNGTSAWGKPMDTGTSWEEAGVESAGTGSWSGPAVGQQPPHKPGPKPMQDGWCGEEMPMPSMRHSSWEDEEDVEIGMWNNTPSQEMNQSGNWPSCMKKLPPKGNIKGGNKQDDVWINQFVKQFNNIGFSRESSDEPLKSNKMELPGGMLPDKRMDMDKHGLNIGEYNGVIGKSPGSRHQISKESSMERSPYFDKLSLSLSGQDGIVAEEPQNVQFSSNQNMKLPPSNNALPNQSPGSVSGLSLQNLNSVRQNVNPGFSGSNAAAQARSTQQPPAQPLNSSQPNLRAQVPPPLLSPQVPASLLKYPPNNGGLNPLFGPQQVAMLNQLSQLTQLSHISQLQRLLLQQKVQNQRSMPIGGRQQQDQQGRPLGTAHQMMPPPRHLDPSLMKQQQQQQPSPQPSSLHQPGLKSYLENFMPHNASDLQKEQNTLNSFSNFPIGGFPSHPNLGQADSLLHQAVKHPLSGSDGSGCYPAGSSHSHSLFSPPLSNGHAGPGSPIYHRAGRTFASNENHTLSTRGLNSNLNVSNLDIGSISFKEPQSRLKKWTALDISVNPSLDQNSSKPGAIPSGLRLEDSPFGPYDFMNTSNSPVSPPGSVGDGWPNRAKSPHGSSNVNWPPEFRPGEPWKGYPNIDPETDPYVTPGSVINNLSINTVRDVDHLRDRNNGSTSSLNTTLPSTSAWSSIRASNYSGSLSSTAQSTSARNSDSKSTWSPGPVTNTSLAHELWKVPLPPKGITAPSRPPPGLTGQKPPSSWDNSSLRLGGGWGSSDSRYTPGSSWGDNSSGRTTNWLVLKNLTPQIDGSTLRTLCMQHGPLITFHLNLPHGNAVVCYSSKEEAAKAQKSLHMCVLGNTTILAEFASEEEISRFFAQGQSMTASPGWQALGVSQNRIGSIESSHPFSNRNDPNHWNGAGLSGAGSGDLHGTSLWGASNYSTSLWGNPSGSEGRGIGSPSPINSFLPVDHLTGAGDSI; this is encoded by the exons TGCCAGAACATATCAAGTCCAGTTTAAGCCAGCCTCAGCCTGCCAACCCGAACAGCGGCACTTCCACCGTAACCAGCACCGTCAGCAATGCCAAGCGGGCCCCAGCCAGCAGCCAGCCGCAAGCCCCGCCTCGATACCCGCCCCGCGAAGTTCCGCCGCGTTTCCGCCAGCACGAGCAGAAGCAGCTGCTGAGGCGGGGTCAGCCTCTCCCTGTCCTTGCTGCCACCCTGGGAACCAGAGCGCAGCCCTCCTCCGGccagccagggggcgctccgCCAGCCAGTGAGGGGTCGCTGCAGAACGGCACCAAGGCCCACCACCCAG ATTTGAATCGCAGTGGTCTGGGATCTCATTATGAAAATTCCCACTGGGGTTCCGGCTCAACTGGCAGCGATTCGAACACCAACTGGGACAAAGTCATCGTAGACGGCTGCGACAAGGAAGCCTGGCCTTCTATCACTGGTAGCGACCCAGAGTTAGCCTCAGAATGTATGGACACTGACTCTGCCTCAAGCTCTGGGTCTGAGAAAAACCTTAGTataatggcttctgggaacactGGTGGTGACGGCGATGGCAGTAGGCACGGCAGTGGACATGGTTCTCATTTTATGGTTGCAAATGGCAGCAATAACGTGGGCAATGGGAGTATTAAGGGGCCATGGGGCTCATCCTCTGGCTCAATGCTAAGCACATGTCAAGGCCCCGGGGAGAATCCCAACAGCAAGCTAACAGAAAGTAGCCATGGTAAATTAAACGCATGGGGTACCCTAGGTTCCTCAACCAATGGAGGTAATCCAAGCACTTTGAACCCAAATGCCAACCATGGTGCCTGGCCTGTTTTGGAAAACAGTGGGCATAATCAGCACGGGTCTGTGGGCAACGGAAATGGCAACACCAGTATCCAACGTAGCACCATAGGTCAGACGCCTGGCAGTCAGAGTATTAACTCTAAGGGGGGTGACTCCACCCATGCATCCTGGGGCAGCCTCCAGGACAACACCCCCGAGTCTGAAGTCAATGGTACAAGTAAGGTTTCGTTAAGCGGGCAACCTCAAAACCTTAACACTGAAATGAATGGACCAAATAACACTACTAACTTGATGACCTCTAGTTTACCAAACTCTACTGGTTCAATGCAGATGAACGAACTGCCTACAGGGCACCGAGCCTGGCGTGTGGGCACAGGGAGCTCCACTCAGCTCCAGGCCTCTTCAGTTTCTAATGGCACTTCCATTTCTCAGCAAGGCAACAGCGAGGGAATGAATGGTACGGCATGGGGAGCTCCACCAGGCACTAACTATTCTGGAGACAAATGCCCAGTTCCTAAAGGCCAAGCTGTGGGTGACACTGTGAATGCAACTCTAATGCAGTCTGGGATTAACGGATCAGCTGCAGGCGCTGCTTCttttaagaataataataacGGGGTGGGGGGTCGTGGAGGGGGGTGGGATTCAGGGGCGGCTTGGGGAGCAGGGAATGGTGTTGGCCCTGTGGGGATCCCTCGCCCCTGGGGGAGCGCCTCCTCGTCGTCctcatcttcctcctcctcctcttcttcaaACACTGGCACTAAGGTCTCCAAGGGAGAGTGGAACAGCCTGCCCAACAACAATCAGCATTCCAACGACGGCGGAATTGGGAGCAGGAAGGGAACAAACGGCTGGAAGTCTCTGGAGGACGATGCTCTAGGGGTCGGGGGCAGCAACGGGCAGGTACCCCAATCGAGCGAGCAGGGCGGCATGTGGGCCAAGTCGGGTGGCAGCGAAGGCAGCGGTGAAAGCACGGGCAGCCGCAGCGACAGAATGAGCGGAGATGCGCCCCGTGGTCGAGACCGCCGAAAGGCAAACCCCCAGGGGCCGGTACAGAACGTGATCTCCAGGTCCGACCTGGACCCCCGTGTCCTGTCCAACACGGGCTGGGGCCAGACCCCAATCCGACAGAACACCGCCTGGGACATCGAGGCCACCTCGTGCAACGACAAAAAGACTGACAACGGGACGGAGGCGTGGGGTGGCTCCGTCTCCCAGGCATCTGACTCAGGGGGATGGGGGGACGGGCCCAGCGCCAACAGCAACGATACCTCATCAGTATCTGGGTGGGCCGATCCAAAGCCTGCCCCTGGGTGGGGAGACACCAAAGGCTCTAGTGGCCAAGGGGGGTGGGAGGACAATTCTGCTGCTACGGGAGTGGGCAAGAGCAATCAGTCTTGGGGAGGTAGCAAAGAAGACAAGTCTTCTACGTGGAGTGATGCACAAAAGGTCAAACAGGGATGGATGGAAGGACAGAAATCTAACCAGGGTTGGGGGACTCCTTCTGGAGCGGGTTGGGGAGGAGATGTTCCACGGGGGAACCACTGGGGCGACCCTCCCAAGTCAGGTTCAGGCGGCTGGGACAGTGACAGCGACCGCTCGGGATCTGGCTGGAGCGAGACGGGCCGCGCCGGCGGTGGCAACACCTGGAGGGGCAGCGGAGGGGGCAACTCTCCCAATACCGCAGGACCATCTGGCTGGGGAGATCCTAATAAGGCTAACAATCAGGGCCAGGGATGGGGGGAACCTCCCAAACCCAGCCATCCTGCCCAGGGCTGGGGCGATACCGGCAAGCCCCGCAACTCCCCCGACTGGAACAAGCCGCAGGATGCGACAGCAGGGCCACCCTCTTCCTGGGGCACTGGTACCTCACAGCCAGGGCCCTCTACCAACAACAAGCCATCGGGTTGGCTTGGGGGGCCCATCCCGGCCCCCCCAAAAGAGGAGGAGTCAACGGGTTGGGAGGAGCCCTCCCCAGAGTCGATCAGGCGCAAGATGGAGATTGATGATGGCACCTCAGCCTGGGGGGACCCCAGCAAGTACAAGTACAACAATGTGAACATGTGGAACAAGAACAGCGTTGCTGACCAGGAAACACAAGCCTCATCACAGCAACATCCCCCACAGCCTCTACCGCCACCAAGTGCCATACCCAGCAAGGAGAAGG GCTGGGGCGAGCCATACAGAGCACCGCCCAAAGCAGAGTCTTCATGGGGGGAGCCTACCGGTCCCCCCGTGGCTGTGGACAACGGCACGTCGGCCTGGGGCAAGCCCATGGACACGGGGACGAGCTGGGAGGAAGCTGGTGTGGAGAGCGCGGGCACAGGCAGCTGGAGCGGCCCCGCAGTGGGACAGCAGCCACCACATAAACCTG GACCCAAACCTATGCAAGATGGCTGGTGTGGCGAAGAGATGCCCATGCCAAGTATGCGCCACTCGAGCTGGGAAGACGAGGAGGATGTCGAGATTGGGATGTGGAATAACACTCCTTCCCAAGAGATGAACCAGTCTGGGAACTGGCCTTCGTGCATGAAGAAGTTGCCTCCAAAG GGCAATATTAAAGGAGGCAACAAGCAGGACGATGTATGGATCAATCAATTTGTGAAGCAATTTAACAATATTGGTTTCTCT AGGGAATCTTCAGACGAACCCTTGAAGAGCAATAAGATGGAATTGCCTGGAg GAATGTTACCTGACAAGCGCATGGATATGGATAAGCACGGTCTGAATATTGGAGAGTATAATGGTGTGATTGGAAAGAGCCCTGGCTCACGCCATCAGATTTCCAAAGAGTCTTCCATGGAGCGCAGTCCCTACTTTGATAAG CTATCTCTATCCCTGTCTGGTCAAGATGGCATTGTAGCAGAAGAGCcacaaaatgtacagttttcATCTAATCAAAATATGAAGCTTCCCCCTTCAAACAATGCACTACCTAATCAGAGTCCTGGCTCTGTGTCGGGGCTGAGCCTCCAAAACTTGAATTCGGTCAGACAG AATGTCAATCCCGGGTTCAGTGGCAGTAATGCAGCAGCACAAGCCAGGAGCACACAACAGCCTCCAGCACAACCTCTGAACTCATCTCAGCCTAATCTCCGCGCACAAGTGCCTCCTCCATTGCTTTCCCCTCAG GTTCCAGCATCATTGTTGAAATATCCTCCAAACAATGGAGGTCTGAACCCTCTGTTCGGGCCACAGCAGGTAGCTATGCTGAACCAGCTTTCCCAGCTCACCCAGCTCTCCCACATCTCTCAGCTGCAG CGCCTCCTCCTTCAGCAGAAGGTACAGAACCAGAGAAGCATGCCTATTGGTGGCCGTCAGCAGCAGGACCAGCAG GGTCGCCCTCTAGGCACTGCTCACCAGATGATGCCGCCCCCGCgccacctggacccctccctgatgaagcagcagcagcagcagcagccttcCCCCCAGCCGTCATCTCTGCACCAGCCTGGCCTCAAATCCTACCTGGAGAACTTCATGCCCCACAATGCATCTGACTTGCAGAAAGAGCAGAACACACTCAATTCATTCAGTAATTTCCCTATAGGTGGGTTTCCTTCCCATCCTAACTTAGGGCAGGCTGACTCTCTGTTGCACCAAGCTGTGAAGCACCCTCTGTCTGGTTCAGACGGTTCAGGCTGTTACCCAGCTGGCAGTAGCCACAGTCATAGCCTTTTTAGCCCTCCACTGAGCAATGGCCATGCTGGGCCAGGCTCGCCCATCTACCACCGGGCAGGGAGGACCTTTGCCAGCAACGAAAACCACACTTTATCAACAAGAG GCTTGAACTCAAACTTGAATGTAAGCAACCTGGATATTGGCAGTATTAGTTTTAAAGAGCCACAGTCCCGGCTGAAGAAATGGACTGCCTTGGACATTTCCGTTAACCCATCTCTAGATCAAAACTCCAGCAAACCTG gtGCTATTCCTTCTGGGCTGAGGCTTGAAGATTCCCCCTTTGGTCCATATGACTTCATGAACACCAGTAACTCTCCTGTCAGCCCTCCTGGTTCTGTGGGAGACGGCTGGCCCAACCGTGCCAAATCGCCTCATGGCTCCAGCAATGTCAACTGGCCACCAG AATTTCGCCCTGGTGAGCCTTGGAAAGGATATCCAAACATTGACCCTGAAACTGACCCTTACGTCACGCCTGGCAGTGTGATTAATAATCTCTCCATTAATACTGTCCGGGACGTTGACCACCTCAGGGACAGGAACAATG GGTCAACCTCATCTCTAAACACCACGCTGCCTTCAACTAGTGCCTGGTCATCCATTCGTGCCTCCAACTACAGTGGTTCCCTCAGCAGTACAGCACAAAGCACTTCAG CCAGAAACAGTGACTCCAAATCCACATGGTCTCCTGGTCCAGTCACTAACACCTCTCTGGCTCATGAGCTGTGGAAGGTTCCTCTGCCACCGAAAGGCATCACCGCTCCGTCCCGTCCACCCCCCGGCCTGACCGGCCAGAAGCCCCCATCGTCGTGGGACAACAGCTCACTGCGCCTAGGGGGAGGCTGGGGAAGCTCCGACTCCAGATACACCCCCG GTTCGAGTTGGGGCGACAACAGCTCAGGGAGAACAACTAATTGGCTTGTTCTCAAAAATCTCACACCTCAG ATTGATGGCTCCACTCTGCGAACTTTGTGCATGCAGCACGGTCCACTGATAACATTCCACCTGAACCTGCCCCACGGCAATGCTGTAGTCTGCTACAGTTCAAAGGAGGAGGCAGCCAAGGCACAAAAATCTCTGCACAT GTGCGTTTTAGGGAACACTACTATTCTTGCTGAGTTTGCTAGTGAAGAGGAAATTAGCCGTTTCTTTGCACAAGGCCAGTCCATGACTGCCTCGCCCGGCTGGCAGGCTCTGGGTGTCTCTCAGAACCGAATCGGATCCATTGAGAGTTCCCACCCTTTCTCCAACCGCAATGATCCAAATCACTGGAACGGTGCTGGGCTGTCAGGAGCTGGCAGTGGAGACCTTCACGGCACTTCCCTCTGGGGTGCTTCTAACTATTCCACTAGCCTATGGGGGAACCCCAGTGGCAGTGAGGGCCGGGGAATCGGCAGCCCATCCCCCATCAACTCCTTCCTTCCTGTCGACCACTTGACAGGAGCTGGAGACTCCATCTGA